One window of the Rufibacter radiotolerans genome contains the following:
- a CDS encoding glycosyltransferase — MDYTLLLQNFLLYLLGACVLVQFFYELYYFLPLAFHKDPVPQDPAALPPLSILVAAHNEVENLQELLPLLLQQDYPQPYEVILIDDRSWDGTHVLVKEYQLENPCLKLVRVKETPALMSPKKYALFLGVKAAQNEHLLFTDADCRPASDRWAQRMAGGFVGGNDIVLGVSPYMQIYGFLNHLIRFETFLTAMQYLSFAKRGKAYMGVGRNLAYTKSTFFRNKGFSSHIRSLGGDDDLFVQEAARHSTVQIMLDAESHTQSSPETKWRNWWKQKRRHMAAGRQYSGAERFRIGLFVLSNILFYIISLVLLGLQHQTPYVGVIIGARYVAVWAIYMAVARRLQDPLSWWLLPVLELGYYLNYIGIGISVLMTKKIRWK, encoded by the coding sequence TTGGATTACACACTTCTACTCCAGAATTTTCTCCTATACCTGCTAGGTGCCTGTGTGCTGGTGCAGTTTTTCTATGAGCTTTATTACTTTCTGCCGCTGGCGTTCCACAAAGACCCCGTGCCGCAGGACCCCGCCGCCTTGCCGCCGCTCTCTATTCTAGTGGCCGCCCACAATGAGGTAGAGAACCTGCAGGAGTTGTTGCCCTTATTGCTGCAGCAGGACTACCCGCAGCCCTATGAGGTTATCCTTATTGATGACCGCTCCTGGGACGGCACCCACGTGCTGGTGAAAGAATATCAGTTGGAAAATCCTTGCCTTAAATTAGTGCGGGTAAAGGAAACGCCGGCGCTCATGAGCCCCAAGAAATACGCTCTTTTCCTTGGCGTGAAAGCAGCTCAAAATGAGCACCTTCTCTTTACAGACGCAGATTGCCGGCCGGCTTCTGACCGCTGGGCACAGCGCATGGCCGGTGGTTTTGTGGGCGGGAACGACATCGTTTTAGGCGTTTCTCCGTATATGCAGATATATGGATTCTTAAATCATTTAATTCGGTTTGAAACCTTCTTGACCGCGATGCAGTATCTGTCGTTTGCCAAGCGGGGCAAAGCGTACATGGGTGTCGGCCGAAATCTGGCTTATACAAAATCGACTTTCTTCCGGAACAAAGGGTTTTCCTCCCACATCAGATCACTGGGCGGCGACGATGATTTATTTGTGCAGGAGGCCGCGCGGCATTCAACCGTACAGATCATGCTGGACGCCGAGAGCCACACGCAAAGCTCCCCCGAGACGAAGTGGCGCAACTGGTGGAAACAGAAGCGGAGACACATGGCGGCAGGTCGCCAGTATTCTGGCGCAGAGCGGTTCAGAATCGGACTTTTTGTCCTGTCAAATATATTATTTTATATAATATCACTAGTTCTTTTAGGCTTGCAGCACCAAACGCCTTATGTTGGCGTTATTATTGGAGCAAGGTACGTGGCGGTCTGGGCAATTTACATGGCGGTAGCCCGCCGACTGCAAGATCCACTCTCCTGGTGGCTCTTGCCTGTTCTGGAACTAGGGTATTATCTCAACTATATAGGGATTGGCATCTCTGTATTAATGACTAAAAAGATAAGATGGAAG
- the tgt gene encoding tRNA guanosine(34) transglycosylase Tgt has product MTFDLVAKDPASKARAGVLTTAHGNIQTPIFMPVGTAGTVKAVHQRELKEDVKAQIILGNTYHLYLRPGLGVLEKAGGLHKFNGWDFPILTDSGGYQVFSLSGTRKIIEEGVKFRSHIDGSTHLFTPENVMDTQRTIGADIIMAFDECTPYPCDYHYAKNSMDRTHRWLQRCIDRFDTTEGKYGYEQTLFPIVQGSTYKDLRIQSAEMIASKNRPGNAIGGLSVGEPAEMMYEMTELVCDILPADKPRYLMGVGTPANILENIALGVDMFDCVLPTRNARNGMLFTTQGIINIRNERWKEDFSPIDSELGGYASTFYSKAYLRHLMHATEMLGAQIASVHNITFYLWLVGQAREQIIAGTFATWKDQMVKKLMTRL; this is encoded by the coding sequence ATGACCTTTGATTTAGTAGCGAAAGATCCCGCTTCCAAAGCCCGGGCCGGGGTACTCACCACCGCCCACGGCAATATACAGACCCCTATTTTTATGCCGGTGGGCACCGCCGGTACCGTAAAGGCTGTGCACCAGCGCGAACTCAAAGAAGACGTAAAGGCCCAGATCATTTTGGGCAACACCTATCACCTGTATTTAAGGCCGGGCCTGGGCGTGCTGGAGAAAGCCGGCGGCCTGCATAAATTCAACGGTTGGGACTTCCCCATCCTAACCGACAGCGGCGGGTACCAGGTTTTCTCGCTTTCAGGCACCCGCAAGATCATTGAGGAAGGCGTGAAATTCAGGAGCCACATTGACGGTTCCACCCACCTGTTCACCCCAGAGAACGTGATGGACACTCAGCGCACCATTGGCGCCGACATTATCATGGCCTTTGACGAGTGCACGCCCTACCCCTGTGACTACCACTACGCCAAGAACTCCATGGACCGCACGCACCGCTGGCTGCAGCGCTGCATTGACCGCTTTGACACCACAGAGGGCAAGTACGGCTATGAGCAAACCCTCTTCCCTATTGTGCAGGGCAGTACCTACAAAGACCTGAGAATCCAGTCGGCGGAGATGATTGCCAGCAAAAACCGCCCCGGCAACGCCATTGGTGGCTTGTCTGTGGGTGAGCCCGCCGAGATGATGTATGAGATGACCGAACTGGTCTGCGACATACTGCCCGCCGATAAACCGCGTTACCTCATGGGCGTGGGCACACCGGCCAACATCCTGGAGAACATCGCCCTGGGCGTAGACATGTTTGACTGCGTGTTGCCTACCCGCAACGCGCGCAACGGCATGCTGTTCACCACGCAGGGCATCATCAATATCAGGAATGAACGCTGGAAAGAAGACTTCTCGCCTATTGACTCTGAGTTAGGCGGCTACGCCAGCACGTTCTACAGCAAAGCCTATCTGCGTCATTTGATGCACGCCACCGAGATGCTGGGCGCCCAGATTGCCAGCGTGCACAACATCACCTTTTACCTCTGGCTGGTGGGCCAGGCCCGCGAGCAGATCATAGCCGGCACCTTTGCTACTTGGAAAGACCAGATGGTAAAGAAACTTATGACGAGACTTTAA
- a CDS encoding LptF/LptG family permease, with protein MKLLDKYILKKFLTTFVFVVLILMAVICVIDFVEKNDDFIQNNLSVKTILLDYYINLIPFYANLLSPITVFIATVFVTAKLASHTEVVAILSSGVSFKRMLVPYIIGSVVIGIFIFFFSSYVIPNANKTRVAFEIKYVKNPYTFEGRNVHFRIGPDSYVYLESYNNHANVGYKFTLETIKNQELIRKLSSESIRWDSTKQKWHLDAYTLRVFNGDKETITHGGAVDTTLNLLPKDFASTYRLKETLTNAELNALIKEKQLRGSTDVEMYMTEKYERMSYPFAITVLTVIGVILSSRKVRGGVGLQIALGFVLAFIFIIFVMMSRSLASVGGIPPQLAAFVPLAVFTVIGIVLYRTVPR; from the coding sequence GTGAAGCTATTAGATAAATACATCCTTAAGAAGTTCCTGACCACGTTCGTGTTTGTGGTACTCATCTTGATGGCCGTGATCTGCGTGATTGACTTTGTGGAGAAGAACGATGACTTCATCCAGAACAATCTCTCTGTGAAGACCATTCTGCTGGATTATTACATCAACCTGATTCCGTTTTACGCCAACCTGCTCAGCCCTATCACGGTCTTTATTGCCACCGTGTTTGTGACGGCCAAGCTGGCCTCGCACACCGAGGTTGTGGCCATTCTGAGCAGTGGGGTGTCGTTTAAGCGCATGCTGGTGCCCTACATCATTGGGTCGGTGGTGATTGGTATCTTTATCTTCTTCTTCTCTTCCTACGTGATCCCGAACGCCAACAAAACCCGCGTGGCCTTTGAGATCAAATACGTCAAAAACCCCTACACCTTTGAAGGCCGCAACGTGCACTTCAGAATTGGGCCTGACTCCTACGTGTACCTGGAAAGCTATAACAACCACGCCAACGTGGGCTACAAGTTCACCCTGGAAACCATCAAAAACCAAGAACTCATCCGCAAACTTTCCTCCGAGTCCATCCGGTGGGACAGCACCAAGCAGAAGTGGCACCTGGACGCCTATACCCTCAGGGTCTTCAACGGCGACAAGGAGACCATTACCCACGGCGGGGCTGTAGACACCACCCTTAACCTGCTGCCCAAAGACTTCGCCAGTACCTACCGCCTGAAAGAGACTTTAACTAACGCCGAACTGAACGCCCTCATCAAAGAAAAGCAGCTGCGCGGCTCCACCGATGTGGAAATGTACATGACCGAGAAATACGAGCGCATGAGTTACCCGTTCGCCATTACCGTACTCACCGTGATTGGCGTGATTCTGAGTTCACGGAAAGTGCGCGGGGGCGTGGGTCTGCAGATTGCATTGGGGTTCGTGCTGGCGTTTATCTTTATCATTTTTGTGATGATGAGCCGAAGCCTGGCCTCGGTGGGTGGAATTCCGCCGCAACTGGCGGCTTTTGTGCCGCTGGCGGTGTTCACAGTCATTGGCATAGTCCTCTACCGAACGGTACCAAGGTAG
- a CDS encoding DMT family transporter, with the protein MSASHSSTPRFKDYLELHFIILLWGFTAILGKLISIPAVELVLYRTILAAIALAVVIRFKGGSFKIGRQNIVKIVGVGFMIAAHWILFFASARVSSVSICLAGMSTASLWTSLLEPMFTKKKIKPHEVGLAILIIIGLYIIFRFEFDHVVGISMALGSAFLAACFTIINSNLTKTHAPATITCFEMAGAFLATALFLPFYRTWMTETGTLQLAVNLWDVLWIGILALVCTVYAYTGAVRLMQKFSAYTMNLTVNMEPVYGIILAWFIFKEGEQMSAGFYYGASIILFSVFLHPILEGIRNRRIRRLQDSLPN; encoded by the coding sequence TTGTCAGCTTCTCACTCTTCTACCCCGCGCTTTAAAGATTACCTGGAGCTTCACTTCATCATTCTGCTGTGGGGTTTTACCGCTATTCTGGGTAAGTTGATTTCCATCCCGGCGGTGGAGTTGGTTTTGTACCGGACTATTCTGGCGGCTATTGCCCTGGCGGTGGTAATTAGGTTCAAAGGTGGTTCCTTTAAGATTGGCCGGCAGAATATTGTCAAGATTGTGGGGGTGGGCTTTATGATTGCCGCCCACTGGATTCTGTTCTTCGCCTCGGCAAGGGTTTCCTCGGTTTCAATTTGTCTAGCGGGTATGTCTACAGCCAGCCTCTGGACCTCGCTGCTGGAGCCTATGTTCACCAAGAAAAAGATTAAGCCGCATGAAGTGGGGTTGGCCATTCTCATCATCATCGGCTTGTACATCATCTTCCGGTTTGAGTTTGACCACGTAGTGGGAATTAGCATGGCGTTAGGGTCGGCATTTCTGGCCGCCTGTTTTACCATCATCAACAGTAACCTCACCAAGACCCACGCCCCCGCTACCATTACCTGCTTTGAGATGGCCGGCGCCTTCCTCGCTACCGCGCTGTTTCTGCCCTTCTACCGCACCTGGATGACCGAAACCGGCACCCTCCAACTGGCTGTGAACTTGTGGGATGTGCTTTGGATTGGGATTCTAGCGTTGGTCTGCACGGTGTATGCCTATACCGGCGCCGTGCGCCTGATGCAGAAGTTCAGCGCCTATACCATGAACCTGACCGTAAACATGGAACCAGTCTATGGCATCATCCTGGCCTGGTTTATCTTCAAGGAAGGCGAGCAAATGTCGGCGGGGTTCTATTATGGGGCCAGCATTATCCTGTTCAGCGTGTTTCTGCACCCCATTCTGGAAGGCATCAGAAACCGCCGCATCAGAAGGCTACAGGACTCCCTGCCAAACTGA
- the ispE gene encoding 4-(cytidine 5'-diphospho)-2-C-methyl-D-erythritol kinase, with amino-acid sequence MIQFPNAKINLGLQLVEKRPDGFHNLVSCFYPVQWTDALEILPAQGESTFTLSGLPVPGEPKANLCWKAYQLLQKDFGLPPIQMHLHKVIPMGAGLGGGSSDAAFTLKILNELFKLNLSSEQLENYARPLGSDCAFFVQNKPVLAVEKGDVFEPISVDLTGWYILLVYPNLAISTAEAYAGVSPRFPENSLKTLLAQEITAWKDTVVNDFEASLFPKYPLLQEIKKQLYGMGAVYASMSGSGSTMYGLFKTPPVPPLPFPKEYSVWQGVL; translated from the coding sequence ATGATTCAATTCCCGAACGCGAAGATAAACCTGGGGTTACAGTTAGTGGAGAAACGGCCCGATGGTTTCCATAACCTGGTGTCCTGCTTTTATCCCGTGCAGTGGACCGATGCGTTGGAGATTCTGCCGGCGCAAGGAGAATCTACATTTACCTTGTCGGGGTTGCCGGTGCCGGGGGAGCCTAAGGCCAACCTGTGCTGGAAGGCCTATCAATTGCTGCAGAAGGATTTCGGGTTACCGCCTATCCAGATGCACCTGCACAAGGTCATCCCCATGGGGGCAGGCCTGGGAGGCGGCTCTTCTGATGCGGCCTTTACGCTTAAAATCCTGAACGAACTTTTTAAACTCAACCTTTCTTCTGAGCAACTGGAAAACTATGCCCGGCCACTGGGCAGCGACTGCGCCTTCTTTGTGCAGAATAAACCGGTGCTGGCCGTTGAGAAAGGGGATGTGTTTGAGCCTATATCGGTGGACTTGACCGGGTGGTATATACTATTAGTGTACCCCAATCTTGCCATTAGTACCGCCGAGGCCTACGCCGGGGTTTCGCCGCGTTTTCCAGAAAACAGCCTTAAAACGCTTTTGGCCCAGGAGATTACTGCATGGAAAGATACCGTGGTAAATGATTTTGAGGCGAGCCTGTTTCCTAAGTACCCGCTGCTTCAGGAGATCAAGAAACAGCTCTATGGAATGGGTGCGGTCTATGCGTCTATGTCGGGGTCTGGGTCTACCATGTACGGGTTGTTTAAAACGCCACCAGTGCCCCCATTACCGTTCCCGAAGGAGTACTCAGTTTGGCAGGGAGTCCTGTAG
- a CDS encoding sugar transferase, translating into MYQPHGKRLLDLLLAGAALVVLWPVILVVAAVLWIGFKGQVLFKQPRPGLHGNPFLFYKFVTMTNAQDRFGQLLPDAQRLTPLGKFIRKTSLDELPQLFNVLRGDMSIVGPRPLLMEYLPLYSPEQARRHQVKPGITGWAQVNGRNLLSWEEKFTFDVWYVEHLSLKVDLMILWRTIRHLFKPDGISAPGTATMERFTGSANKP; encoded by the coding sequence ATGTACCAACCCCACGGAAAACGCCTTTTAGACCTTCTGCTTGCCGGTGCCGCCTTGGTGGTGCTTTGGCCGGTCATTCTGGTGGTGGCGGCAGTGCTGTGGATTGGATTTAAGGGCCAGGTACTGTTCAAGCAACCGCGTCCGGGTCTGCACGGCAACCCTTTCCTGTTCTACAAGTTCGTGACCATGACCAATGCCCAGGATAGGTTCGGGCAGTTGCTGCCTGATGCCCAGCGCCTCACTCCGCTGGGGAAGTTCATCAGAAAAACCTCGTTAGACGAATTGCCCCAGCTTTTTAATGTACTGCGCGGCGATATGAGCATTGTCGGCCCCCGGCCGCTGTTGATGGAATACCTTCCGCTTTACTCACCGGAGCAGGCGCGACGGCACCAGGTAAAACCGGGCATTACGGGGTGGGCCCAGGTAAACGGCCGGAACCTGCTTAGTTGGGAAGAAAAGTTTACCTTTGATGTGTGGTACGTGGAACATCTGTCTCTAAAAGTAGATCTGATGATCCTTTGGCGTACCATACGGCACCTGTTCAAGCCCGACGGTATTTCGGCGCCCGGCACTGCCACCATGGAACGCTTTACCGGTTCTGCCAACAAACCATGA
- a CDS encoding acetyltransferase, protein MSIEKKPIVIVGAGGLGREVLMLLLQINQVSPVWDILGFYDDVAPAGQLNGYPYLGTIAELNTTRKALHVALAIGSCQAKQAVVARLNNPLLAFPVLVHPSVLLSPAQENHLGEGCIICQNCILTTNVTLGKHVLLNLACTIGHDAILGDFCSLMPQVAVSGGVRLGNGVYGGTNSSILQNLKVGAFTTIGAGAVVTKDLPSYCTAVGVPARIIAQTA, encoded by the coding sequence ATGAGCATAGAAAAAAAGCCAATTGTGATCGTAGGGGCCGGCGGGCTGGGCCGCGAGGTGCTCATGCTGTTGCTGCAGATAAACCAGGTGTCCCCCGTGTGGGACATTTTGGGTTTTTATGATGATGTGGCGCCTGCTGGGCAATTGAATGGTTATCCCTACCTTGGCACCATTGCTGAGTTAAACACCACCAGGAAAGCATTGCACGTAGCTCTTGCCATTGGCAGTTGCCAGGCCAAACAAGCGGTGGTAGCGCGGTTAAATAATCCTTTATTAGCGTTTCCGGTATTGGTCCATCCCTCGGTGTTGCTTTCTCCTGCCCAGGAAAACCACCTTGGCGAAGGCTGCATCATTTGCCAAAACTGTATCCTTACCACCAACGTCACATTAGGCAAACACGTCTTGTTGAACCTGGCCTGCACCATTGGCCATGACGCCATTCTGGGCGATTTCTGCTCGCTTATGCCGCAGGTGGCGGTAAGCGGCGGCGTTCGGTTGGGCAACGGCGTGTACGGGGGCACTAACAGTTCTATTTTACAAAACTTGAAAGTAGGGGCCTTTACCACCATAGGCGCCGGGGCGGTAGTCACTAAAGATTTACCCAGTTATTGTACCGCCGTTGGTGTGCCGGCCCGTATCATTGCCCAAACCGCATGA
- a CDS encoding aminotransferase class I/II-fold pyridoxal phosphate-dependent enzyme encodes MSQPQDFIYLSPPHMSGREQHYIQEAFDLNWITSAGANITGFEQELGGYLGMHVAAISSGTAALHLALLALGIGPGDEVFCSTFTFVATANPILYVGATPVFIDSEPTTWNLCPSALEDALKDRVQKGKLPKALILVHLYGMPAQMKEIQEITARYGVPIIEDAAEALGSRYQGQLAGTFGIISAFSFNGNKIITTSGGGALVSADAKLVEHAKWLATQAKEHTPYYHHTTLGYNYRLSNISAGIGRGQLEVLEERVQQKRTVFQNYKRLLEDVQEIEWLPEPEGFFSNRWLTCITLKKGSSLTPEQLRLKLLEGLIEARPLWQPMHRQPLYHGAAYYGGGVADDLFARGLCLPSGSSLSLADQERVVREIKGAF; translated from the coding sequence ATGAGCCAACCCCAGGATTTCATTTACCTCTCGCCCCCGCACATGAGCGGCCGGGAGCAGCACTATATCCAGGAGGCGTTTGACCTGAACTGGATTACCTCGGCGGGAGCCAACATCACCGGCTTTGAGCAGGAATTGGGGGGATATCTGGGAATGCATGTAGCGGCTATTTCCTCAGGCACGGCAGCCCTTCATCTGGCACTTCTCGCTTTAGGCATTGGTCCCGGCGATGAGGTTTTCTGCTCCACTTTCACTTTTGTGGCCACCGCCAACCCTATCTTGTATGTAGGCGCTACCCCGGTTTTCATTGACAGTGAACCTACCACCTGGAACCTATGCCCTTCTGCGCTGGAAGATGCCCTGAAAGACCGTGTCCAGAAAGGTAAGTTGCCTAAAGCCCTGATTCTGGTGCACCTGTATGGCATGCCGGCCCAAATGAAGGAAATACAGGAGATAACCGCGCGCTACGGAGTGCCTATCATAGAAGATGCCGCCGAAGCCCTGGGTTCCCGCTACCAGGGGCAACTGGCCGGCACATTTGGCATCATCAGTGCTTTTTCTTTCAATGGCAATAAAATCATTACTACCTCAGGCGGCGGGGCCCTGGTTTCTGCAGATGCCAAGCTGGTGGAACACGCCAAGTGGCTTGCCACTCAGGCCAAAGAACATACCCCTTACTACCACCATACCACGTTGGGTTATAATTACCGCCTCAGCAACATCAGCGCTGGTATTGGCCGGGGCCAGTTAGAGGTGCTGGAAGAACGGGTGCAGCAAAAGCGGACGGTTTTCCAGAACTACAAGCGGCTGTTGGAAGATGTACAGGAGATAGAATGGCTGCCGGAACCCGAGGGCTTTTTCTCTAACCGCTGGCTTACCTGCATCACGCTTAAAAAAGGGAGTAGCCTTACCCCTGAGCAGCTTCGCCTGAAATTGCTGGAAGGCCTCATAGAAGCCCGCCCGCTCTGGCAACCCATGCACCGGCAGCCCCTCTACCATGGCGCGGCTTATTATGGCGGCGGCGTAGCCGATGACCTGTTCGCCCGCGGACTTTGCCTGCCCTCTGGCTCCAGCCTTTCTCTGGCAGATCAGGAGCGCGTGGTCCGTGAAATCAAAGGGGCGTTTTAG
- a CDS encoding 50S ribosomal protein L25/general stress protein Ctc, with product MQSLEIIGFKRANLGKSEAKALREEAQVPCVLYGGSEQVHFSVPAILFRELVYSPNVYQVELNVEGTIYKAIMQDLQFHPVNEQLLHVDFLLLNDEKEVKVDVPVRFVGSSPGVMAGGKLVTKLRKLRVKALPANLPDTIAVDISDLELGKSIKVNKITPENYVILTNPLSPVATVTIPRALKSAQTEEKKGKK from the coding sequence ATGCAAAGCTTAGAGATTATAGGGTTTAAAAGAGCAAATCTCGGTAAATCCGAAGCCAAAGCGCTTCGTGAGGAAGCTCAAGTTCCATGTGTGTTGTACGGTGGTTCAGAGCAAGTTCATTTCTCTGTTCCGGCTATCCTGTTCCGTGAGTTGGTTTACTCTCCAAACGTGTACCAGGTAGAATTGAACGTAGAAGGCACTATTTACAAAGCCATCATGCAAGACCTGCAGTTCCACCCAGTGAACGAGCAATTACTGCACGTGGACTTCTTGTTGCTGAATGACGAGAAAGAAGTGAAAGTAGACGTGCCAGTACGTTTCGTGGGTTCTTCGCCAGGTGTTATGGCCGGTGGTAAATTGGTAACCAAACTGCGCAAGCTGCGCGTGAAGGCGCTTCCAGCTAACCTGCCAGATACTATCGCAGTTGATATCTCTGACCTGGAGTTAGGTAAGTCTATCAAAGTAAACAAAATTACTCCTGAGAACTACGTGATCTTGACTAACCCACTTTCACCAGTGGCTACGGTAACGATCCCAAGAGCACTGAAGAGCGCTCAGACAGAAGAGAAAAAAGGCAAGAAATAG
- a CDS encoding ribose-phosphate pyrophosphokinase yields MNPTVKIFSGSSSRYFAEKVAAAYGVPLGDLTVQHFSDGEISVHYNESVRGCEVFLIQSTFPPADNLMELMLLVDAAKRASAHKVIVVMPYYGYARQDRKDKPRVSIGAKVMANAIQCVGADRLMTCDLHAGQIQGFFDIPVDHLDGSAIFVPYLRSLNLGQDLIFASPDVGGVVRTRSFAKVFGVEMVVCDKHRKRANEIASMQVIGDVEGMDVVLVDDLVDTAGTITKAAELLKEKGAKSVRAIATHGVLSGPAYERIENSVLEELVISDTIPLRHESPKIKVLTFSDLFARAISNVVTHDSISSLFI; encoded by the coding sequence ATGAATCCTACGGTTAAGATTTTCTCTGGAAGTTCATCCAGATATTTCGCTGAAAAAGTAGCTGCCGCTTATGGCGTGCCCTTAGGCGATCTCACTGTTCAGCATTTTTCAGATGGAGAGATCTCTGTCCATTACAATGAGTCAGTGCGTGGGTGTGAAGTGTTTCTGATTCAGTCCACGTTTCCGCCCGCTGACAACCTTATGGAGCTGATGCTGCTGGTAGACGCGGCCAAACGGGCCTCGGCGCACAAAGTGATAGTGGTAATGCCGTATTACGGCTACGCCCGCCAAGACCGCAAGGACAAGCCGCGCGTGTCTATTGGGGCCAAGGTAATGGCCAACGCCATTCAGTGCGTAGGCGCAGACCGCTTAATGACTTGTGACTTACACGCGGGCCAGATCCAGGGGTTCTTTGATATCCCGGTAGACCATCTGGACGGTTCGGCCATTTTTGTGCCCTACCTGCGCAGCCTGAACCTGGGCCAGGACCTTATCTTTGCTTCCCCAGACGTGGGAGGAGTGGTAAGAACCAGAAGCTTTGCCAAAGTATTTGGCGTGGAGATGGTAGTCTGCGACAAGCACCGGAAACGTGCCAATGAGATTGCCTCTATGCAGGTGATCGGGGACGTGGAAGGCATGGACGTGGTATTGGTAGATGACCTGGTAGACACTGCCGGCACCATCACCAAAGCCGCCGAGTTGCTGAAAGAAAAAGGCGCAAAAAGCGTGAGAGCCATTGCCACGCACGGCGTGTTATCTGGCCCGGCCTATGAGCGTATTGAGAATTCTGTGTTAGAGGAGTTGGTGATTTCAGACACTATTCCTTTAAGGCATGAGTCTCCAAAAATTAAGGTATTGACGTTCTCAGACCTGTTTGCCCGGGCTATCAGCAACGTGGTTACCCATGACTCTATCAGCTCACTTTTTATCTAA
- a CDS encoding DUF488 domain-containing protein, protein MADTHPTIWTIGHSTRTTEEFLAALLHFEIKVLADVRRYPGSKKYPQFNVEALQAALAGVGIEYLPEIELGGRRKPHPNSKNTVWRSESFRGYADYTETEQFNTGLTTLMQVAAEKRTAYMCSEAVWWRCHRAIISDVLKEKGWRIEHIMKEGVTKEHPFTAAYLQKHPL, encoded by the coding sequence ATGGCAGATACGCACCCCACTATTTGGACTATTGGTCATTCTACTCGCACCACAGAAGAATTTCTGGCTGCTTTACTCCATTTTGAGATTAAAGTGCTTGCCGATGTAAGAAGGTACCCAGGTTCTAAAAAGTACCCTCAGTTCAACGTAGAAGCGTTGCAGGCAGCTTTGGCAGGGGTGGGGATTGAGTACCTGCCAGAAATTGAGTTAGGCGGACGCCGCAAGCCCCACCCCAATTCTAAGAACACCGTTTGGCGGAGCGAATCATTTAGGGGCTATGCAGATTACACAGAGACAGAGCAATTTAACACGGGCCTGACCACGCTCATGCAAGTGGCAGCCGAAAAACGTACCGCCTATATGTGCTCTGAAGCGGTTTGGTGGCGTTGTCACCGCGCTATCATCTCAGATGTACTCAAGGAAAAAGGCTGGCGCATAGAACACATTATGAAAGAAGGCGTTACCAAAGAACATCCGTTTACCGCGGCCTACCTGCAAAAACACCCACTATAA